In one window of Lynx canadensis isolate LIC74 chromosome B3, mLynCan4.pri.v2, whole genome shotgun sequence DNA:
- the HAPLN3 gene encoding LOW QUALITY PROTEIN: hyaluronan and proteoglycan link protein 3 (The sequence of the model RefSeq protein was modified relative to this genomic sequence to represent the inferred CDS: inserted 6 bases in 5 codons) produces the protein MRPLLLLYLLPCVSGLPFYNGFYYSXARRLELGNGHGEGGRPPGSGSGLHWVTETSPGSCCDMQVFGEESWMTGGQTAKDKLCSSVVSVTPEETLFSYRGANVTLPCHYHYEPALLSPRPVRIKXWKLSENGXPEQDVLVAIGLRHRSFGDYRGRVCLRQDREREVSLQIGDLRPEDYGRYRCEVIDGXEDESGLVELELRGVVFPYQHPQGRYLLNFREAQRACEEQDAVVASFEQLFRAWEEGLDWCNAGWLQDASVQYPVTLARSPAVAWAWRPGAQLRPRHRRLHRYDVFCFSAALKGQVYYLDHPEKLTLAEAXEACQEDGAQIAKVGQLFAAWKFRGLDRCDAGWLADGSARYPVVHPRPNCGPLEPGVRSFGFPDPRSRRYGVYCYRPR, from the exons ATGCGCCCTCTGCTCCTGTTGTATCTGCTGCCCTGTGTCTCCGGGCTGCCCTTCTACAACGGCTTCTACTACTC AGCCCGACGGCTGGAACTGGGCAACGGCCACGGCGAAGGTGGGCGGCCTCCTGGATCTGGCTCTGGGCTCCACTGGGTGACCGAGACCTCTCCTGGCTCCTGCTGTGATATGCAG GTATTTGGGGAAGAATCATGGATGACAGGTGGACAGACAGCGAAGGACAAGCTGTGCTCTTCCGTGGTCAGCGTG ACGCCTGAGGAGACCCTGTTCTCCTACCGAGGGGCCAATGTGACCCTGCCGTGCCACTACCACTACGAGCCGGCCCTGCTGTCCCCGAGGCCCGTGCGCATCA TGTGGAAGCTGTCAGAGAACG CCCCGGAGCAGGATGTGCTGGTGGCCATCGGGCTGAGGCACCGCTCCTTCGGAGACTACCGAGGCCGGGTGTGTCTGCGGCAGGACAGGGAGCGCGAAGTGTCGCTGCAGATCGGGGACTTGCGGCCAGAGGACTACGGGCGTTACCGCTGTGAGGTCATTGACG TGGAGGACGAGAGCGGCCTGGTGGAGCTGGAGCTGCGGG GTGTGGTCTTTCCCTACCAGCACCCCCAGGGCCGCTACCTGCTCAACTTCCGCGAGGCCCAGCGGGCGTGTGAGGAGCAGGACGCGGTGGTGGCCTCCTTCGAGCAGTTATTCCGGGCCTGGGAGGAGGGCCTGGACTGGTGTAACGCGGGCTGGCTGCAGGACGCCTCGGTGCAGTACCCCGTCACGCTGGCCCGCAGCCCTGCGGTGGCCTGGGCCTGGCGCCCGGGTGCGCAGCTACGGCCCCGTCACCGCCGCCTGCACCGCTATGACGTGTTCTGCTTCTCCGCTGCCCTCAAGG GGCAGGTGTACTACCTGGACCACCCTGAGAAGCTGACGCTGGCCGAGG AGGAGGCCTGCCAGGAAGATGGCGCCCAGATTGCCAAGGTGGGCCAGCTCTTTGCCGCCTGGAAGTTCCGTGGCCTGGACCGCTGTGATGCCGGCTGGCTGGCAGATGGCAGCGCCCGCTACCCTGTGGTTCACCCGCGTCCCAACTGCGGGCCCCTGGAGCCTGGCGTCCGAAGCTTCGGCTTCCCAGACCCGCGCAGCCGCAGGTACGGCGTTTACTGCTACCGCCCACGCTAG